One genomic segment of Sminthopsis crassicaudata isolate SCR6 chromosome 4, ASM4859323v1, whole genome shotgun sequence includes these proteins:
- the BARHL2 gene encoding barH-like 2 homeobox protein — MTAMEGANGSSFGIDTILSSANSGSPGVMNGDFRQHVDGRSTDFRSQATPSPCSEIDTVGTAPSSPISVTLEHSEPHLVQDGIQHHHHLHHGQPPPPQQPPPQPTQSLQPSPPQPPPPPPPSQPQQQPQPPQLGSAASAPRTSTSSFLIKDILGDSKPLAACAPYSTSVSSPHHTPKQEGNAANESFRPKLEQEDSKTKLDKRDDVQNDVKCHGTKEEGDREITSSRESPPVRAKKPRKARTAFSDHQLNQLERSFERQKYLSVQDRMDLAAALNLTDTQVKTWYQNRRTKWKRQTAVGLELLAEAGNYSALQRMFPSPYFYHPSLLGSMDSTTAAAAAAAMYSSMYRTPPAPHPQLQRPLVPRVLIHGLGPGGQPALNPLSNPIPGTPHPR, encoded by the exons ATGACAGCCATGGAAGGGGCGAATGGGTCTAGTTTTGGAATAGACACGATTCTGTCCAGCGCCAACTCGGGCAGCCCGGGCGTGATGAACGGAGATTTTCGGCAGCACGTCGATGGCCGGAGCACGGATTTTCGGAGCCAGGCCACCCCGTCCCCCTGTTCCGAGATTGATACGGTGGGCACTGCGCCTTCGTCTCCCATCTCCGTCACCCTGGAGCACTCGGAGCCCCACCTGGTCCAGGACGGCATCCAGCACCATCACCATCTCCACCACGGGCAGCCGCCGCCGCCTCAGCAGCCGCCGCCGCAGCCGACCCAAAGTTTGCAGCCTTCTCCtccgcagccgccgccgccgccgccgccatcgCAGCCCCAGCAGCAGCCCCAGCCCCCGCAGCTGGGCTCGGCCGCTTCGGCCCCCAGGACTTCCAcgtcttcttttttaattaaagacatTCTGGGCGACAGCAAGCCGCTGGCCGCTTGTGCACCGTACAGCACCAGCGTCTCCTCTCCCCATCATACCCCGAAACAGGAGGGGAACGCAGCCAACGAGAGCTTCAGGCCAAAACTCGAGCAAGAAGACAGCAAGACCAAACTCGACAAGCGCGATGATGTTCAGAACGACGTCAAATGCCACG GAACAAAGGAAGAAGGCGACCGGGAGATTACAAGTAGCCGGGAGAGTCCCCCAGTCAGGGCTAAGAAACCTCGGAAAGCGAGGACGGCCTTCTCAGATCACCAGCTTAATCAGCTGGAGCGGAGTTTCGAGCGGCAGAAGTATCTGAGTGTGCAGGATCGCATGGACCTCGCCGCCGCTCTCAACCTCACTGACACCCAGGTGAAGACCTGGTATCAGAACCGGAG GACGAAATGGAAAAGGCAGACCGCCGTGGGCCTTGAGTTGCTGGCGGAGGCCGGGAATTACTCCGCTCTTCAGAGGATGTTTCCGTCCCCTTACTTCTACCACCCGAGCCTGCTAGGCAGCATGGACAGCACCACGGccgcggccgccgccgccgccatgTACAGCAGCATGTACCGGACTCCTCCCGCTCCCCATCCGCAGCTCCAGCGGCCCCTTGTGCCCCGGGTTCTGATCCACGGCCTAGGGCCAGGGGGCCAGCCGGCTCTCAACCCTTTGTCCAACCCGATCCCGGGGACCCCTCACCCCCGGTGA